The following are encoded in a window of Streptomyces sp. SAT1 genomic DNA:
- a CDS encoding phosphatase PAP2 family protein: MTAVPGGAARTAALDALCLGLLTAAVRDERLAGWEDRWSPAPVRGGRAVRTWRAVGAAGSAPVAWTVVAVRCALPPHRHGPGGRLVPAAVLAAAGTGRRLLSRAVDRPRPPAEERRTRVHGASFPSRHTMTALVAWALALEDRRAAAGICCAVAAARLALRAHRPADVLGGWLFGRTCLALTDLARRAPQADRARLRTRRPGPGAWGPPWR, encoded by the coding sequence GTGACCGCCGTGCCCGGCGGCGCCGCGCGGACGGCGGCCCTGGACGCGCTGTGCCTGGGCCTGCTGACCGCCGCCGTCCGCGACGAGCGGCTGGCCGGATGGGAGGACCGCTGGTCGCCCGCGCCGGTGCGCGGCGGGCGCGCGGTCCGCACGTGGCGGGCCGTCGGCGCGGCGGGCTCCGCCCCGGTGGCCTGGACCGTCGTCGCCGTCCGCTGCGCGCTGCCGCCGCACCGGCACGGACCTGGGGGGCGACTGGTCCCGGCGGCGGTGCTCGCCGCCGCCGGGACCGGCCGGCGGCTGCTGAGCCGGGCCGTGGACCGGCCGCGGCCCCCCGCCGAGGAGCGGCGCACCCGCGTGCACGGCGCGAGTTTCCCGTCCCGCCACACCATGACCGCCCTCGTCGCCTGGGCCCTGGCACTGGAGGACCGCCGCGCGGCGGCGGGGATCTGCTGCGCCGTCGCGGCGGCCCGGCTGGCGCTGCGCGCGCACCGGCCCGCCGACGTCCTGGGCGGCTGGCTGTTCGGCCGGACGTGCCTGGCCCTCACGGACCTCGCCCGCCGCGCTCCGCAGGCGGACCGGGCCCGGCTCCGTACGCGCCGTCCGGGGCCGGGCGCCTGGGGTCCGCCGTGGCGGTGA
- a CDS encoding respiratory chain complex I subunit 1 family protein, with translation MAVTLSPYLVQALQPLTVLAAAPGLSGWIAKVEARLQGRRGPRVSQPYHDLVKLFGKESLAPYGASRFFLAAPVVAMCCYLTVPLLIPVLTTFGLPLGYAGDIIGGSFLLALASFSVAVAAAESGSPYAQLGASRSKTFGAITEPVMLFVVFTVAMITATDLPYAQAAAVRSSGDQVIRPAHLLASAALFLVILYETARIPVETHTGTNEFGMIEEARAFEHSGPHLALLKWGSAMKQLILYTILLDVFLAPWGLSSTTGVLSVVLAIGALVGKTALLGCVVAVIDNSFAKLRLFRISEFVAAAFLLAVLAVFTLYLRGG, from the coding sequence GTGGCGGTGACCCTCTCCCCGTACCTGGTGCAGGCGCTCCAGCCGCTGACGGTGCTGGCCGCCGCTCCCGGGCTGTCCGGGTGGATCGCGAAGGTCGAGGCGCGGCTCCAGGGACGGCGCGGACCGCGCGTGTCGCAGCCGTACCACGATCTGGTGAAGCTGTTCGGCAAGGAGTCGCTGGCGCCCTACGGGGCGAGCCGGTTCTTCCTGGCCGCCCCGGTCGTGGCGATGTGCTGCTATCTGACGGTGCCGCTGCTCATCCCGGTCCTGACCACGTTCGGGCTGCCGCTGGGCTACGCGGGCGACATCATCGGCGGCAGCTTCCTGCTGGCACTGGCGAGCTTCTCGGTGGCTGTCGCGGCGGCCGAGAGCGGCAGCCCGTACGCGCAGCTGGGAGCGAGCCGGTCCAAGACGTTCGGGGCGATCACCGAGCCGGTGATGCTGTTCGTGGTGTTCACCGTCGCCATGATCACGGCGACCGATCTGCCGTACGCGCAGGCCGCCGCCGTGCGCTCCTCGGGGGACCAGGTGATCCGCCCGGCGCATCTGCTGGCCTCCGCCGCGCTGTTCCTGGTGATCCTCTACGAGACGGCCCGCATCCCGGTCGAGACGCACACCGGGACCAACGAGTTCGGGATGATCGAGGAGGCGCGCGCCTTCGAGCACTCGGGGCCCCACCTGGCGCTGCTGAAGTGGGGCTCGGCGATGAAGCAGCTGATCCTCTACACCATCCTCCTCGATGTCTTCCTGGCGCCCTGGGGACTGTCCTCCACCACCGGCGTGCTCTCGGTGGTCCTGGCGATCGGCGCCCTGGTCGGCAAGACGGCGCTGCTCGGCTGCGTGGTGGCCGTCATCGACAACAGCTTCGCCAAACTGCGCCTCTTCAGGATCAGTGAGTTCGTCGCGGCCGCGTTCCTGCTCGCCGTCCTCGCGGTGTTCACCCTCTATCTGAGAGGCGGCTGA
- a CDS encoding proton-conducting transporter transmembrane domain-containing protein encodes MTAVLTLLALLPLLPAAAALTAPVRLTQCLTVASGASCFVLACALVPQGGRHALHTGILRADALSTVFVLATAFVYACCAAHSVGYLRHDEHSRDFPRYARRFYVGLNLFAWSMLCAPLVDGLALLWVAVEVTTVVSALLVAVENTEGATEAAWKYVLLASAGLGIALLATIFMYYAGSRVLGQTYDLGFAPLLEAATRLPHTAVRLSFVLAVLGFGTKAGLVPVHTWLPDAHAEAPSTVSAMLSGSLLAVSFYAVLRYYQVAAGTLGPHFPRTVLLVLGVASLLLAALYVLDQHDIKRLLAYSSVEHMGILTVGVGFGAPIALAGVLLHVLAHAAAKGNAFMGAGALVRAYRTKEIRRLRGAARVLPWSGPMFLAAVLALSALPPSGIFRSEFQIVAGGLESGHHGVAAVLVVLVTLAFFGLAVAATQVVLTPAPADGAPGAGEPGARSVWMVVPVAAGLVALVVLGVHPPDALAALLARGAAELGGVS; translated from the coding sequence GTGACCGCCGTACTGACCCTGCTGGCCCTGCTGCCGCTGCTCCCGGCGGCGGCCGCCCTGACCGCGCCGGTGCGCCTGACGCAGTGCCTGACCGTGGCCTCGGGCGCTTCCTGCTTCGTGCTCGCCTGTGCCCTCGTTCCCCAGGGCGGCCGGCACGCCCTGCACACCGGCATCCTGCGGGCCGACGCCCTGTCGACCGTGTTCGTGCTGGCGACCGCGTTCGTCTACGCCTGCTGCGCCGCGCACAGCGTCGGCTATCTGCGGCACGACGAGCACAGCCGCGACTTCCCCCGCTACGCGCGCCGCTTCTACGTCGGCCTCAACCTGTTCGCCTGGTCGATGCTGTGCGCGCCGCTGGTCGACGGGCTCGCCCTGCTGTGGGTGGCCGTCGAGGTGACCACCGTCGTCTCGGCCCTGCTGGTGGCCGTGGAGAACACCGAGGGCGCCACCGAGGCGGCGTGGAAGTACGTGCTGCTCGCCTCGGCGGGGCTGGGCATCGCGCTGCTCGCCACGATCTTCATGTACTACGCGGGCTCCCGGGTGCTCGGGCAGACGTACGACCTGGGGTTCGCCCCGCTGCTGGAGGCGGCGACGCGCCTGCCGCACACCGCGGTGCGGCTCTCCTTCGTCCTGGCCGTGCTGGGATTCGGGACCAAGGCGGGGCTGGTGCCGGTGCACACCTGGCTGCCCGACGCGCACGCCGAGGCGCCGAGCACCGTCTCCGCGATGCTCTCCGGCTCCCTGCTCGCCGTCAGCTTCTACGCCGTCCTGCGCTACTACCAGGTGGCCGCGGGCACGCTCGGCCCGCACTTCCCGCGCACCGTGCTGCTGGTCCTCGGGGTCGCCTCGCTGCTGCTGGCCGCCCTGTACGTCCTGGACCAGCACGACATCAAGCGCCTGCTCGCGTACTCCAGCGTCGAGCACATGGGGATCCTCACCGTCGGTGTCGGTTTCGGCGCGCCGATCGCGCTGGCCGGTGTGCTGCTGCACGTCCTGGCGCACGCGGCGGCGAAGGGCAACGCCTTCATGGGCGCCGGTGCGCTGGTGCGCGCGTACCGCACCAAGGAGATCCGCCGGCTGCGCGGCGCCGCCCGGGTGCTGCCCTGGTCGGGTCCGATGTTCCTGGCCGCGGTCCTGGCGCTGTCCGCGCTGCCGCCGTCCGGGATCTTCCGCAGCGAGTTCCAGATCGTGGCGGGCGGCCTCGAGTCGGGGCACCACGGGGTGGCGGCGGTGCTCGTGGTGCTGGTGACGCTGGCCTTTTTCGGGCTGGCGGTCGCCGCCACCCAGGTCGTGCTCACCCCGGCCCCCGCGGACGGCGCGCCGGGAGCCGGGGAGCCGGGCGCGCGCAGTGTGTGGATGGTGGTGCCGGTGGCGGCGGGCCTGGTGGCCCTGGTGGTCCTGGGCGTGCACCCGCCCGACGCGCTGGCCGCGCTGCTGGCCCGGGGCGCGGCGGAACTGGGAGGCGTGTCATGA
- a CDS encoding hydrogenase large subunit gives MSAPAPDSGVRRLSAAAWGRVLRGTAAGEGRPGARFAGLFGSGGADGSVRLLAVLFPSGGAEPLVLETVLPPGRLTYPSLSPWLPAAFWYERALHDLFGVVPEGHPRLDPLLLPLQEPGRTPLPGTARAPGPLVPDESALPRAVIGPGVFTIPHGPVRSGVVESVEYLVETPGEDIPRVQIRVFHKHRGVSKRFEGRTVEDGMAAAERVEGTASVAHALAFCHAVERCAGLTVPWAARLVRVLYAELERVANHLDVMVKLTDAAGLAVATARFALHKERVLRLTGRLCGSRFGRGAVVPGGVSGLPCLSPAALDGALAALRDAVRADWRAALHTPSFLDRLRGTGPLPPAVARAHGALGPLGRASGAGPDVRYERPYDAYPSLGLGAPPEFAEGDVMARTLVRGAELTRSFELLHQTSGELRALDGDAALCVPVPDAPSGFAVGSAEAPQGETLYLLRLREGRISRCVPRSASFHNLVLFHEVFAGDILTDFPFIEASFGLSIAGVAL, from the coding sequence ATGAGCGCACCGGCACCGGACAGCGGCGTACGGCGGCTGAGCGCCGCCGCCTGGGGCCGGGTGCTGCGGGGCACGGCGGCGGGCGAGGGGCGGCCCGGAGCACGGTTCGCGGGCCTGTTCGGCAGCGGCGGGGCGGACGGCTCGGTACGGCTGCTCGCCGTGCTGTTCCCGAGCGGCGGGGCCGAGCCGCTGGTGCTGGAGACGGTCCTGCCGCCGGGACGCCTGACGTATCCGTCGCTGAGCCCGTGGCTCCCGGCCGCGTTCTGGTACGAGCGGGCCCTGCACGACCTGTTCGGCGTCGTCCCCGAGGGTCATCCGCGGCTCGACCCGCTGCTGCTGCCGCTCCAGGAGCCCGGCCGGACCCCGCTGCCCGGGACCGCGCGCGCCCCGGGCCCGCTCGTGCCCGACGAGTCGGCGCTCCCGCGCGCGGTCATCGGTCCGGGCGTGTTCACCATCCCGCACGGCCCGGTGCGCTCCGGAGTCGTGGAGTCCGTCGAGTACCTGGTGGAGACCCCGGGCGAGGACATCCCGCGGGTCCAGATCCGTGTGTTCCACAAGCACCGCGGCGTCTCCAAACGCTTCGAGGGCCGCACCGTCGAGGACGGCATGGCGGCCGCCGAGCGCGTCGAGGGCACCGCCTCGGTCGCGCACGCCCTCGCGTTCTGCCACGCCGTCGAGCGGTGCGCCGGTCTCACCGTGCCCTGGGCGGCCCGCCTGGTCCGGGTGCTGTACGCCGAACTGGAGCGGGTCGCCAACCATCTCGACGTCATGGTCAAACTCACCGACGCCGCCGGACTCGCCGTCGCCACCGCCCGGTTCGCCCTGCACAAGGAGCGCGTCCTGCGGCTGACCGGCCGGCTGTGCGGCAGCCGCTTCGGGCGGGGCGCGGTCGTGCCCGGCGGTGTCAGCGGTCTGCCGTGCCTGTCCCCCGCCGCTCTCGACGGCGCGCTCGCCGCGCTGCGCGACGCCGTGCGGGCCGACTGGCGCGCCGCCCTGCACACCCCCTCCTTCCTCGACCGGCTGCGCGGCACCGGCCCGCTGCCGCCGGCCGTCGCCCGCGCGCACGGCGCGCTCGGACCGCTCGGCCGGGCCTCGGGAGCGGGCCCCGACGTCCGCTACGAACGCCCGTACGACGCCTATCCGTCCCTGGGGCTCGGCGCGCCGCCCGAGTTCGCCGAGGGCGACGTCATGGCCCGCACCCTGGTCCGCGGGGCGGAGCTCACCCGCTCCTTCGAGCTGCTGCACCAGACCAGCGGCGAACTGCGCGCCCTCGACGGCGACGCGGCCCTGTGCGTCCCGGTCCCGGACGCGCCGAGCGGGTTCGCGGTGGGCTCGGCCGAGGCACCGCAGGGCGAGACGCTGTACCTGCTGCGGCTGCGGGAGGGCCGGATCAGCCGCTGTGTGCCGCGGTCGGCCTCCTTCCACAACCTCGTGCTGTTCCACGAGGTGTTCGCCGGGGACATCCTGACCGACTTCCCGTTCATCGAGGCGAGCTTCGGTCTCTCGATCGCGGGGGTGGCGCTGTGA
- a CDS encoding NADH:ubiquinone oxidoreductase, protein MTPWFVRGLREGIVTTRYPRGTDPYERDFPAAVTVRPAAPRVTRAELDGICPTGALDAASDGTPRLDRGRCVLCRRCVRVRPDVFARASGAATAAVARAALVVPRVPEDEAAVAALRARLAARTARFRRSLHIRHVDAGSDGSEEWEIAALTNPVYDIHRLGLFLTASPRHADVLMVTGAGARGMAAPLRRTYEATAQPVVVIAAGTDACSGGMWAGSYATHSGIGGLLDVDIWVPGSPPSPFSLLQALLLATGRLGRADREPPDVETAEGGRGE, encoded by the coding sequence GTGACGCCCTGGTTCGTGCGCGGGCTGCGGGAGGGGATTGTCACCACGCGCTACCCCCGCGGGACCGACCCGTACGAGCGGGACTTCCCGGCCGCCGTGACCGTGCGGCCCGCCGCGCCCCGCGTCACCCGCGCCGAGCTCGACGGGATCTGCCCCACCGGCGCGCTGGACGCCGCGTCCGACGGCACGCCCCGGCTGGACCGAGGGCGCTGCGTGCTGTGCCGGCGCTGTGTCCGGGTCCGCCCCGACGTGTTCGCACGGGCGTCCGGCGCCGCGACGGCCGCCGTCGCGCGGGCGGCGCTCGTGGTGCCCCGGGTGCCGGAGGACGAGGCGGCCGTCGCCGCTCTGCGGGCCCGGCTCGCGGCGCGGACCGCGCGCTTCCGCCGCTCCCTGCACATCCGGCACGTGGACGCCGGTTCCGACGGCAGCGAGGAGTGGGAGATCGCCGCCCTGACGAACCCGGTCTACGACATCCACCGGCTGGGCCTGTTCCTGACGGCCAGTCCGCGCCACGCCGATGTGCTCATGGTGACCGGGGCGGGCGCGCGGGGCATGGCCGCGCCGCTGCGGCGCACCTACGAGGCGACCGCGCAACCCGTCGTGGTGATCGCCGCCGGCACCGACGCGTGCAGCGGCGGCATGTGGGCCGGGTCCTACGCGACGCACTCGGGCATCGGCGGCCTGCTGGACGTCGACATCTGGGTGCCGGGGTCGCCGCCGAGCCCGTTCTCGCTGCTCCAGGCGCTGCTGCTGGCCACCGGCCGGCTCGGCCGCGCGGACCGGGAGCCGCCGGACGTCGAGACGGCGGAGGGAGGCCGGGGTGAGTGA
- a CDS encoding proton-conducting transporter transmembrane domain-containing protein → MSELIAAGLLLFAAAALVDVLPGRRAPYAVPYLLCAAGSGCLAAVGALALGRTGRAPRLDLGDTLGFGTAALRVDRLSGLFWLLTFAVAVAACLTAAGWASARRPGRGPAAYHALVLASVAVVESADNVFLFVMAWEGITLGFYLLTAAGHRRIGPAVATFGFGKVSGAALLLGLLTGTARTGDFSLAGLAELPAGTARSATWALLVLAFAVKTGLVPVQVWLPRGYAAAPAGLRPVLAGVAVNAGFYGLWRTFALLGPPPAWLAVTLLLLAALTAFLGIAHAAVQARLERVVAWSSIENAGLICTGYAVALVGALTGSERLTAAGLLAATLQTIAHAVAKTLLFAGAAAVESDAGTGDLEQLRGTARRLPWAAGGLAAGAVTLAGLPPTAGFVSEWFLLESLMQQFRYSAFPYGLALAVAGALIALTAGFASVTFVRIVGMVVLGPRDDRPARRAPCRADLGIAGRAGVLLLALGGLAAAALTPLQLRVISAGLEPLVPRDATLGALVSPWVVQPVFAGFSSLSPSWLWVVMPVLCAGVLVLLVAASRGGALRVRRVPAWRSASGGVHGDDRYTPFGYANPTRRVLGAVLRTRTRATPTGIAPAVAARPGTGDPPAPEPEGEPGPEGAGPVRTAATGGTLDYASDVVEVVEVYLYQPFYRPLRALVAAAKRLQCGRLDAYLTYMLIVLVGALALVAALS, encoded by the coding sequence GTGAGTGAGCTGATCGCGGCCGGTCTGCTGCTGTTCGCCGCCGCCGCTCTCGTCGACGTCCTGCCGGGGCGGCGAGCGCCGTACGCCGTGCCGTATCTGCTGTGCGCGGCGGGCAGCGGCTGCCTGGCGGCGGTGGGCGCGCTCGCCCTGGGCCGGACGGGGCGCGCCCCGCGCCTGGACCTCGGCGACACTCTGGGGTTCGGCACGGCCGCCCTGCGCGTCGACCGTCTTTCGGGGCTGTTCTGGCTGCTGACGTTCGCCGTCGCCGTCGCCGCCTGTCTCACCGCGGCGGGCTGGGCGTCCGCGCGGCGGCCCGGCCGGGGCCCGGCCGCCTACCACGCCCTGGTGCTCGCCTCCGTGGCCGTGGTGGAGAGCGCGGACAACGTCTTCCTGTTCGTCATGGCCTGGGAGGGCATCACCCTCGGCTTCTATCTGCTGACCGCGGCCGGGCACCGCCGCATCGGTCCGGCCGTGGCGACGTTCGGCTTCGGCAAGGTGTCCGGTGCCGCGCTCCTGCTCGGTCTGCTGACGGGCACCGCCCGCACCGGGGACTTCTCCCTCGCCGGGCTCGCGGAGCTGCCCGCGGGCACCGCGCGTTCGGCCACCTGGGCGCTGCTCGTCCTGGCCTTCGCCGTCAAGACCGGGCTGGTCCCCGTGCAGGTGTGGCTGCCCCGCGGCTACGCCGCCGCGCCCGCGGGACTGCGCCCGGTGCTGGCCGGCGTCGCCGTCAACGCGGGCTTCTACGGTCTGTGGCGCACCTTCGCGCTGCTGGGTCCGCCGCCCGCCTGGCTCGCCGTCACCCTGCTTCTGCTGGCCGCGCTGACCGCGTTCCTCGGCATCGCGCACGCGGCCGTGCAGGCCCGACTTGAGCGGGTCGTCGCCTGGTCCAGCATCGAGAACGCGGGCCTGATCTGCACCGGGTACGCCGTCGCGCTCGTCGGCGCGCTCACGGGCAGCGAACGGCTCACCGCCGCCGGGCTGCTCGCCGCCACGCTCCAGACGATCGCGCACGCGGTCGCCAAGACACTGCTCTTCGCCGGAGCCGCGGCCGTCGAGTCGGACGCCGGTACCGGCGACCTCGAACAGCTGCGCGGCACCGCGCGCCGGCTGCCGTGGGCGGCCGGCGGGCTCGCCGCCGGTGCCGTCACCCTCGCCGGGCTGCCGCCCACCGCGGGCTTCGTCTCGGAGTGGTTCCTGCTGGAGAGCCTCATGCAGCAGTTCCGGTACTCCGCCTTCCCCTACGGACTCGCCCTCGCGGTCGCGGGCGCCCTGATCGCGCTGACCGCGGGTTTCGCCTCGGTCACCTTCGTCCGGATCGTCGGCATGGTCGTCCTCGGCCCCCGGGACGACCGTCCGGCCCGCCGTGCCCCGTGCCGGGCGGACCTGGGGATCGCGGGGCGCGCGGGCGTCCTGCTGCTGGCCCTGGGCGGCCTGGCCGCCGCCGCCCTGACACCGCTTCAGCTACGGGTGATCAGCGCGGGTCTCGAACCGCTGGTGCCGCGGGACGCCACCCTGGGCGCGCTGGTCTCGCCCTGGGTCGTGCAGCCCGTCTTCGCCGGGTTCTCCAGCCTCTCCCCGAGCTGGCTGTGGGTGGTGATGCCGGTGCTGTGCGCGGGCGTCCTGGTGCTGCTGGTGGCGGCCTCGCGCGGCGGGGCCCTGCGGGTGCGGCGGGTGCCGGCGTGGCGTTCGGCGAGCGGCGGTGTGCACGGCGACGACCGGTACACCCCCTTCGGGTACGCCAACCCGACCCGGCGTGTCCTGGGCGCCGTGCTGCGCACCCGAACCCGCGCCACACCCACCGGGATCGCACCCGCCGTCGCCGCGCGACCGGGCACCGGGGACCCTCCGGCACCGGAACCGGAAGGGGAACCGGGACCGGAGGGCGCCGGGCCGGTGCGCACGGCGGCGACCGGAGGCACCCTCGACTACGCGTCCGACGTGGTGGAGGTCGTCGAGGTGTATCTGTACCAGCCGTTCTACCGTCCGCTGCGCGCGCTGGTGGCCGCGGCCAAGCGCCTCCAGTGCGGCCGCCTGGACGCCTATCTGACCTACATGCTGATCGTCCTGGTCGGCGCCCTGGCCCTCGTGGCGGCCCTGTCATGA
- a CDS encoding universal stress protein, which produces MTASPFHRILVGWDASPAARAALAAAVALAGNRGGVLVRAVLVPSEHTETGGERTRDLGAQRAWVQERFDRAWQALPPFAGQLRLDWGTGTDIAADLVASAAEHGCDLIVLGRHGADSHLRARPLGDVVRRVIERAALPVLVVPAAAPPEDTG; this is translated from the coding sequence ATGACCGCGTCACCGTTCCACAGGATCCTCGTCGGCTGGGACGCCTCGCCCGCCGCCCGCGCGGCGCTGGCGGCCGCGGTGGCGCTGGCCGGCAACCGGGGCGGCGTCCTGGTGCGCGCCGTGCTCGTACCGTCCGAGCACACCGAGACCGGCGGTGAGCGCACCCGCGACCTCGGCGCCCAGCGCGCCTGGGTGCAGGAGCGCTTCGACCGGGCGTGGCAGGCGCTGCCGCCCTTCGCCGGGCAGCTCCGACTGGACTGGGGCACCGGCACGGACATCGCCGCCGACCTCGTCGCGAGTGCCGCCGAGCACGGCTGCGACCTGATCGTCCTGGGCCGCCACGGCGCGGACAGCCATCTGCGGGCCCGGCCGCTGGGCGACGTGGTGCGGCGGGTGATCGAGCGGGCCGCCCTGCCCGTGCTCGTGGTCCCCGCCGCGGCGCCCCCCGAGGACACCGGGTGA
- a CDS encoding DUF190 domain-containing protein — MSRHTRPGLKVTVFVGENDTVHHKPLATEIVHRAHKAGIAGASVFRGVEGYGAHSRIHTQRILSLSEDLPMAVVFADSPEKVRAFLPELDGIVSEGAAILEECELVRFTPDDRSDA; from the coding sequence ATGAGCAGGCACACCCGCCCCGGCCTGAAGGTCACCGTCTTCGTGGGCGAGAACGACACCGTGCACCACAAGCCCCTGGCCACCGAGATCGTGCACCGCGCGCACAAGGCCGGCATCGCCGGGGCCAGCGTCTTCCGCGGGGTCGAGGGCTACGGGGCCCACTCCCGCATCCACACCCAGCGCATCCTGTCCCTGAGCGAGGACCTGCCCATGGCGGTCGTCTTCGCCGACTCCCCGGAGAAGGTACGGGCGTTCCTGCCGGAGCTCGACGGGATCGTCTCCGAGGGCGCGGCCATCCTGGAGGAATGCGAACTGGTCCGCTTCACCCCGGACGACCGGTCCGACGCGTAG
- a CDS encoding DUF211 domain-containing protein, whose product MPIRRLVLDVDMAISEPSLTHLAQKIENVPGVQAVNISVTEIDVETIGTDVTIEGDDLDLTAVQRAIEHAGAVVHSTDEVVAGAYTLDRTPRKR is encoded by the coding sequence ATGCCGATCCGCCGACTGGTCCTCGATGTCGACATGGCCATCAGCGAGCCGAGCCTCACCCATCTGGCGCAGAAGATCGAGAACGTGCCGGGCGTCCAGGCCGTCAACATCTCCGTGACCGAGATCGACGTCGAGACCATCGGGACCGACGTCACCATCGAGGGCGACGACCTGGACCTGACGGCCGTCCAGCGGGCCATCGAGCACGCCGGTGCCGTCGTGCACAGCACCGACGAGGTGGTCGCGGGCGCCTACACGCTCGACCGGACCCCCCGCAAGAGATGA
- a CDS encoding NUDIX hydrolase, whose amino-acid sequence MRMPDDVLLRCSAVVFRGESVLLVHRSARGADDWVLPGGTPRAGESMVACARRETREETGLAVEPARVAFVLEAVDPDTGRRTVDLVFTADGAPGQTPSSREEGMTAEFVAFSRLRALDMKPPLAGHLPGLFHRGGRRYAPYLGNLWRPRNGTRITRALSALPLLPPFRSR is encoded by the coding sequence ATGAGGATGCCCGACGATGTCCTGCTGCGCTGCTCCGCCGTCGTCTTCCGGGGCGAGTCGGTGCTGCTCGTCCACCGCAGCGCCCGGGGCGCGGACGACTGGGTGCTGCCCGGCGGCACCCCCCGCGCGGGCGAGAGCATGGTGGCCTGCGCCCGCCGCGAGACCCGCGAGGAGACCGGCCTCGCGGTGGAACCGGCCCGGGTCGCGTTCGTCCTGGAGGCCGTCGACCCGGACACCGGGCGGCGGACCGTGGACCTGGTGTTCACCGCGGACGGCGCGCCCGGCCAGACGCCCTCGTCCCGCGAGGAGGGCATGACGGCCGAGTTCGTGGCGTTCTCCCGGCTGCGCGCTCTGGACATGAAGCCGCCGCTGGCGGGCCATCTGCCGGGCCTCTTCCACCGGGGCGGGCGCCGGTACGCGCCCTACCTGGGCAATCTGTGGCGCCCGCGGAACGGCACGCGGATCACCCGCGCCCTGTCGGCGCTGCCCCTGCTCCCCCCGTTCCGTTCCCGGTGA
- a CDS encoding diacylglycerol/lipid kinase family protein, whose translation MAAERRGRPAPTGRADPSRIRPLPGGAGLRVVANPAATGAERALAELRSLLPRARPVTVRSPGGLPAALEAAARSAAEAGGALGVVGGDGSVNAAARAALRHGLPLAVFPGGALDHFAGAAGLRSVSVAATAVEEGRGAAVDVALIGTPGAHRPPRVFLNTFALGAYADLVRFRELVRPRCGRRAATALALPFASGTARPFALRLDGTPRRLWLLFAGNGVYRQHSLHALPTRERLSDGLLDVRLLDADAGQRHGRLVALLAEAVDAPHALALPEQHVVPRLRLAGLRGLTYAYDGEAAAAPDTLTLTAAPAALLLYRPVPSK comes from the coding sequence ATGGCCGCGGAGCGGCGGGGCCGTCCGGCGCCGACGGGGCGCGCGGACCCGTCCCGCATACGGCCGCTGCCCGGCGGGGCCGGACTGCGGGTGGTGGCCAACCCGGCCGCCACCGGCGCGGAGCGCGCCCTCGCCGAGCTGCGGAGCCTGCTGCCCCGGGCCCGCCCGGTCACCGTCCGCTCCCCCGGCGGCCTGCCCGCCGCCCTGGAGGCGGCCGCCCGGTCGGCGGCCGAGGCGGGCGGGGCGCTGGGGGTGGTCGGCGGCGACGGCTCGGTCAACGCGGCGGCCCGCGCCGCGCTGCGCCACGGCCTCCCGCTCGCCGTCTTCCCCGGCGGCGCGCTCGACCACTTCGCCGGCGCGGCCGGTCTGCGCTCCGTCTCCGTGGCGGCCACCGCCGTGGAGGAGGGCCGGGGAGCGGCCGTCGACGTGGCCCTGATCGGCACGCCGGGCGCCCACCGGCCGCCCCGGGTGTTCCTGAACACCTTCGCCCTGGGCGCCTACGCCGATCTGGTCCGCTTCCGGGAACTGGTCCGCCCCCGCTGCGGACGGCGGGCCGCCACCGCGCTGGCGCTGCCCTTCGCGAGCGGCACCGCCCGGCCCTTCGCGCTGCGCCTGGACGGCACGCCACGCCGCCTCTGGCTGCTCTTCGCGGGAAACGGCGTGTACCGGCAGCACTCCCTGCACGCCCTGCCGACGCGCGAGCGGCTGTCGGACGGCCTGCTCGACGTGCGGCTGCTCGACGCGGACGCCGGGCAGCGGCACGGCCGGCTGGTCGCCCTGCTGGCCGAGGCGGTCGACGCACCGCACGCGCTCGCCCTTCCCGAACAGCACGTCGTGCCCCGGCTGCGGCTGGCCGGTCTGCGCGGCCTGACCTACGCCTACGACGGCGAGGCGGCCGCCGCCCCCGACACACTGACCCTGACGGCGGCGCCCGCCGCCCTGCTCCTGTACCGTCCGGTGCCCTCGAAGTGA